In the Brassica napus cultivar Da-Ae chromosome A7, Da-Ae, whole genome shotgun sequence genome, one interval contains:
- the LOC106403741 gene encoding protein HOTHEAD-like — protein sequence MFWFLQSPMALKLFLFALLISLPISLSTASKGKEQKLKFNPYRYTFIDKASTFASSSSSSFSSNGRDSTYDYIVIGGGTAGCPLAATLSRNFSVLVLERGGVPFTNANVSFLRNFHIGLADTTASSASQAFVSTDGVYNARARVLGGGSCINAGFYSRADAAFVKRAGWDPKLVNESYPWVEREIVHQPKLTLWQKALRDSLLEVGVRPFNGYTYDHVSGTKIGGTIFDRFGRRHTAAELLAYANPQKLRVLIYATVQKIVFDTSGTRPRVTGVIFKDENGNQHQALLSNRKGSEVILSSGAIGSPQMLMLSGIGPKKELQRLKIPLVLENEHVGKGMADNPMNTILVPSKQPIEQSLIQTVGITKMGVYVEASTGFGQSPESIHTHYGVMSDKNELFSTVPAKQRRPEATQAYIRRNKSQLHEAFNGSFILEKLAYPISRGHLSLLNTNVDDNPSVTFNYFKHPVDLQRCVEAIRLVSKVVTSKRFLNYTQCDKQNVHEMLSLSVKANINLRPKQVNDTKSMAQFCKDTVVTIWHYHGGCLVGKVVSPDRKVLGVNRLRVIDGSTFDESPGTNPQATVMMMGRYMGVKILRKRLGNKAGV from the exons atGTTTTGGTTTCTGCAGTCTCCAATGGCTCTCAAGCTCTTTCTCTTTGCTCTTCTTATCTCTCTCCCAATTTCTCTCTCCACTGCTTCTAAAG GTAAAGAGCAGAAGCTGAAGTTCAATCCTTATAGATACACGTTCATCGATAAAGCCAGCACATTcgcatcatcttcctcatcttcTTTTTCATCCAACGGTCGAGACTCCACCTACGACTACATAGTCATCGGGGGCGGAACCGCAGGCTGTCCCCTCGCCGCAACGCTGTCACGGAATTTCAGCGTTCTTGTTTTAGAGAGAGGTGGCGTCCCGTTTACAAACGCAAACGTCTCTTTCCTCAGGAACTTCCACATAGGACTTGCTGACACGACAGCTTCCTCTGCGTCTCAGGCGTTTGTTTCCACTGACGGCGTTTATAACGCTCGTGCTAGAGTTCTTGGCGGTGGTTCCTGTATTAACGCTGGTTTCTACTCCAGAGCCGATGCTGC GTTCGTGAAGCGagcaggatgggatccgaagcTAGTGAACGAGTCGTATCCATGGGTGGAGCGAGAGATCGTCCATCAGCCGAAGCTGACGTTATGGCAGAAAGCTCTGAGAGACAGTCTTTTAGAAGTTGGAGTCAGACCTTTCAATGGCTACACGTACGATCACGTCTCTGGCACAAAGATCGGCGGCACAATCTTCGATAGGTTCGGCCGTCGTCACACCGCCGCTGAGCTTCTCGCTTACGCTAACCCTCAGAAGCTCAGAGTCTTGATCTACGCCACCGTGCAAAAGATAGTCTTTGACACATCTG GAACAAGACCTAGAGTGACAGGAGTGATATTCAAAGACGAGAATGGTAATCAACACCAGGCTTTGCTCTCGAATAGAAAGGGAAGTGAAGTGATCTTGTCCAGTGGAGCCATTGGGTCACCGCAGATGCTGATGTTAAGTGGGATTGGACCTAAGAAGGAGCTGCAGAGGCTGAAGATACCTTTGGTTCTAGAAAACGAGCATGTGGGGAAAGGAATGGCTGATAATCCGATGAACACCATCTTGGTGCCTTCGAAGCAGCCTATAGAGCAGTCACTTATCCAGACCGTTGGAATCACAAAGATGGGTGTGTATGTTGAAGCCAGCACTGGCTTTGGTCAATCCCCTGAGAGCATTCACACTCACTATGGGGTTATGTCAGATAAG AATGAATTGTTTTCCACCGTACCTGCAAAGCAGAGAAGACCAGAAGCAACACAAGCTTACATCAGAAGAAACAAGTCCCAACTTCATGAAGCATTCAATGGAAGTTTCATCTTGGAGAAACTAGCTTACCCAATCTCTAGAGGGCATTTGAGTTTGCTCAACACAAATGTAGATGACAACCCTTCAGTCACCTTCAACTACTTCAAACACCCGGTGGATCTCCAACGCTGCGTTGAAGCCATTCGTCTGGTTTCAAAAGTTGTGACGTCTAAACGCTtcctaaactacacacaatgcGACAAGCAAAACGTACACGAGATGCTTAGCTTAAGTGTTAAGGCAAACATCAATCTAAGACCAAAGCAAGTGAACGATACCAAATCAATGGCTCAGTTCTGTAAAGATACTGTTGTCACAATATGGCACTATCATGGTGGTTGTCTTGTGGGTAAAGTTGTGAGCCCTGACCGCAAAGTTCTCGGTGTCAACAGGCTTAGAGTTATTGATGGTTCCACATTTGATGAGTCTCCTGGAACCAACCCTCAAGCCACGGTCATGATGATGGGAAG ATACATGGGAGTCAAGATTCTCCGAAAGAGACTTGGAAACAAGGCAGGTGTTTAG